One window of Vitis riparia cultivar Riparia Gloire de Montpellier isolate 1030 chromosome 5, EGFV_Vit.rip_1.0, whole genome shotgun sequence genomic DNA carries:
- the LOC117913821 gene encoding uncharacterized protein LOC117913821 yields the protein MSNQCPIFPMPEPHHFSDYGFDPQIDYFQVLEEARKHKREARSIDSLHFKLQKPISKDDSKKSGKIKRKRWWRSALLFFKWRWTHSDSRLHRDDDDDDDLDVHRARARAFRASISGPVYITESRSGSSTPYRTSSRPSSGPLAGTLTPARRGEVEIPYLSLRELNLEQQQQQHRISTSAAMPIYLVT from the exons ATGTCGAATCAGTGTCCGATATTTCCCATGCCCGAGCCTCACCACTTCAGCGACTATGGCTTTGATCCTCAAATCGACTACTTTCAG GTGCTGGAGGAGGCGAGGAAGCACAAGCGCGAGGCGAGATCCATTGATTCTCTGCACTTCAAGCTTCAGAAGCCCATCTCCAAGGACGACTCCAAGAAGAGCGGCAAGATTAAGAGGAAGCGATGGTGGAGAAGCGCTCTCCTCTTCTTCAAATGGAGGTGGACCCACAGCGACAGTCGTCTCCACCGcgacgacgacgacgacgacgacCTTGATGTTCACCGCGCTAGAGCCAGAGCCTTCAGGGCCTCCATTTCAGGCCCGGTGTATATCACCGAGAGCAGAAGCGGCTCCTCCACGCCGTACAGAACTTCCAGCCGGCCCTCCTCTGGGCCTCTCGCTGGAACACTAACCCCGGCTAGGAGAGGGGAGGTGGAGATACCTTATCTCAGCCTCAGAGAGCTCAATCTGGAGCAGCAACAGCAGCAACATAGAATCTCAACCTCTGCCGCCATGCCCATATACCTAGTTACTTAG